A window from Amblyomma americanum isolate KBUSLIRL-KWMA chromosome 7, ASM5285725v1, whole genome shotgun sequence encodes these proteins:
- the LOC144099469 gene encoding uncharacterized protein LOC144099469 isoform X1: protein MWLLLMRSCTSQDDFRMKRGLVSSCIDLFVSFGKIAAMELEQRISNWLPALDKEIVELTVQKLQQCGVESLEHLKYVVEEDLQFLKPISRRILLERFHSAATPNPPVSLSPNDIQSPTSTQCASFSTPWEVFPPQLMKACQEGKRPVKSDLNEMVRLVSDHILAINRKPGRKILRAIAAEIVSHYPKTFEDTLNGAVIGSGIETLLWKLENCVNNKRRPSSEQTHQFEPDDELDLSVKRVKIQRDSYGCVAWQPKLPSDETADSQEKKKDDLLSQFRLAFPDETMVAQLMSETYASQCQLINASKNIRDIERSWPFLFQAKHLTNHVNILLGSNVAKTFDD, encoded by the exons ATGTGGTTGCTtttgatgcggagctgcacttcgcaagatgACTTCCGCATGAAGAGGGGCTTGGTGTCTTCGTGCATCGATTTATTCGTTTCATTTGGAAAG ATAGCTGCAATGGAGTTGGAACAACGAATTTCCAACTGGCTGCCAGCCCTGGACAAGGAGATTGTAGAGCTGACAGTCCAGAAGCTGCAGCAATGTGGTGTAGAGTCCCTGGAACATCTGAAGTATGTGGTTGAAGAGgatttgcaatttttaaagcCCATCAGCAGAAGGATTCTTCTTGAAAGGTTTCACTCAGCGGCTACGCCCAACCCACCAGTGTCACTTTCTCCCAACGACATTCAATCGCCTACAAGCACACAGTGTGCAAGCTTTTCTACACCTTGGGAGGTTTTCCCACCACAGCTTATGAAGGCTTGCCAAGAAGGGAAGCGTCCAGTAAAGAGCGACTTGAATGAAATGGTACGACTTGTGAGTGACCATATTCTTGCCATAAACAGGAAGCCAGGTCGCAAGATCTTGAGGGCCATCGCAGCTGAAATTGTGAGCCATTACCCGAAGACATTCGAGGACACCctaaatggggcagtaattggcTCGGGTATTGAGACACTCTTGTGGAAACTTGAAAACTGTGTTAACAACAAACGAAGGCCAAGCTCTGAGCAGACACATCAGTTCGAACCGGACGATGAACTGGACTTGAGTGTCAAACGAGTGAAGATTCAGAGAGactcatatgggtgtgtggcatggcaaccaaagcTTCCATCTGACGAGACTGCTGActcacaggagaagaaaaaagacgacTTGCTGTCGCAGTTCAGGCTTGCGTTTCCAGATGAGACCATGGTTGCACAGCTCATGTCAGAGACTTATGCATCACAATGTCAGCTTATCAATGCATCCAAAAATATTCGAGACATTGAGCGAAGCTGGCCATTTCTGTTTCAGGCaaagcacctgaccaaccacgtaaacATCTTGCTAGGCTCAAATGTTGCAAAGACTTTCGATGACTGA
- the LOC144099469 gene encoding uncharacterized protein LOC144099469 isoform X2, producing the protein MTWGICQAVLSSARKDGLFSDEAFKLLFFAHFAFNIQYQKETSLCLEFTQRAIAGINPARGTKVQKNGGKQHCLSPRVAALATALKDYDF; encoded by the exons ATGACTTGGGGGATCTGCCAAGCTGTCCTTTCATCTGCGCGAAAG GATGGACTTTTCTCAGACGAGGCCTTCAAGCTGCTGTTCTTTGCCCATTTTGCTTTTAACATCCAGTACCAGAAGGAGACGAGCCTGTGCTTGGAATTCACACAGAG ggctattgcaggtattaatcctgcaagaggaacaaaggtgcaaaagaatggcgggaAGCAGCACTGCCTGTCACCAAGAGTGGCTGCACTCGCAACGGCTTTGAAAGACTATGACTTTTAG